The DNA sequence TGCTGTCCTCGCACTCGCCAATCTGGCCGCCCTCGCGGCGTTCTGCTGGCCCCTGCTTGCCGCGGCCCTCCCGCAGGATGCTGCGGCGGCAACCCCCTACGTTGCCCTGGCCATCGCACCCGTGGCAGCGGTCGCCGTCGTGCTTTCCCTGGACGGATCCGTCCGCTCGGCACACACCGTGGCACTGCTCGGGGTGCTGGCTGCCGTCGGTTCCGCCGTGCGGGTGGCGAGCACCGGCGTCGGCGGCGTGGAGGCGGTGTTTATCCTGCTGATCCTTGCGGGCCGCGCGTTCGGCGCCCGGTTCGGGCTCCTGCTCGGTGCGGCGACGATTGCCGTGTCCAGTGCCTTGTGGGGCGGCATCGGCCCGTGGACGCCGTTCCAGATCTTCGCCTGCGCGTGGGTGGGCGCCGGGGCTGGGCTGCTTCCCCGCCGGGTGCGGGGCAGGGCCGAACTGTGGATGCTGGCGGCCTACGGCGTGGTGTCGTCGTACGTGTTCGGGCTGCTGCTGAACCTGTGGTTCTGGCCCTTCGCCGTGGGCGGCGGCACCGGGATTTCGTACGTTCCGGGCGCGCCGCTGGGCACCAACCTCAGCAGCTTCCTGCTGTATTCGCTGTTGACGTCGACGGCGGGCTGGGACACCCTGCGTGCCGTCACCACGGTGATCGGCATCGCCGTGGTGGGCCGGGCGGTGCTTGTTTCGCTGCGGCGGGTGAAGCCGGTGTCCGGTGGGGTGGCTGGATCCGCCGGGAAGGCTCACCGGGAGGCCGTCCCTGCGTCCACCATCAAGGAACCAGACGAATCGCGCCTAAGCCGCTCCGGAACCAACCAGTGAGCAGGTCCCTTCAGGGGCTTATGGCACGGGATGGGACGCTCCCCACTATGGCGGTGTAGCGGAGACCTGCCGATGTGGCCAGGAGGACGATCCCCACCAGGATCGGCCAAAACTCGAAACTGAAGCCGGTTGCCGCTGCCACGCCGAGTGGGCCGTTGGTTATCGGGCCGTTAACGGTCTCTGCCGCCGCGTTGGGCCCGCCCCAGGAGGTATAGGCGAGAACCTGTTGTGATGCCACGGACCCTGCAACGGAGAAACAAATCTGCCAGGCTATCCCGCCGAGGATGAGGGCCGAACCTGCCATACGAAGGGCCCTGCCCAGCCCGGTTTGGAATGAGCCGGGCTGTTTAGCGCGGGCCGTCAGTTTGAGCACTGCCACCGCGATGGCAATGGCCACGAGGCCCTGGAGCAGATAGCCGGCGGCCAGCAAGAGCCGCACGTCGGCGCCGAGACCCAGCACCTCCACGTCGGCGTAGGTGAAGCCGCCTCCCGCTACCTGGGCCGACGGCCCGTCCAAAATGTCGACGCCCTCGGGAACCTGCGGCCAGAACTGGCGGACCGGGAGTTTGATGGGCACCGCTCCGCTCGACAGCAGGGCGGTGCCCACGAGATACAGGGTTCCGAGGGCACTGAGTCCGAGGTAGATCCGGGCCAGCACATGGGTTACGGCCAGGATCTTCGGCCGTGCGCTTTGATCGGACAGTTGCGTTTCCATGCGGCCCCCAAGCCTCGGATGGGAAATGTCGATTAAAGCACGACTGCGCCGGGGCCCGAATAACCGCCTAAAGAGCAGCGGGTTCGGAATGCCCCGTCTTGTGGAGGCAGTCCGGCGAGAAGACCCTGACTTGGCTGGCCGGGTTGTTCACCAAAGCCGCAGCGGGCCGGACGGGGCGGCGCTGCAGGTCTCCCCCGCAATTGGGACATGCACGGTTCGGGAAACGTTCCACGCACTCCGGGCACCAGGTGCATTCAAAGGTGCAAATGTAGGCCTCCGAAGAGGGCGAAATATCGCGGTCGCAGCACTCGCAATTGGGTCTGATCTCAAGCATGAGGAAAGCCTACCTGTGGGTAGCCTAGGCCTCTGACCAGCGGAAACAGGGAGCACTCACACCTTGAAGTATTTTGCCTCCGGGTGGTGGAACACGAACGCGTCGGTGGACTGCTCGGGGTGCAGCATCAGCTCGTCGCTCAGGATGACGCCCATGCGCTCGGGCTTCAGCAGCTCGGTGATCTTGCGGCGGTCCTCCATGTCCGGGCAGGCGGGGTAGCCCAGCGAGAAGCGGGCGCCGCGGTAGTCGAGCTTGAAGTACCCAGCCGTGTCCTTGGGTTCCTCGGACGCAAAGCCGAGCTCCTTGCGGACGCGGGCGTGCCAGAACTCGGCGAGCGCCTCAGTGAGCTGCATGACCAGGCCGTTGAGCTCGTAGTAGTCGCGGTACTGGTTGGCCGCGAACATCTTGGAGGTGAACTCTTCGATCTTGGAGCCGGCGGTGACCAGCTGCACGGGCAGCACGTCGATCTGGCCAGACTCGCGGGACTTCACGAAGTCAGCCAGGCACAGGTGCCGGTCGCGGCGCTGGCGCGGGAAATCGAACCGCAGGCGGTCGGTGCCGATCGGGCCGCCTGAACCACCGTCCGGGGCGAGCAGGCCTGCCTGGCCCAGGACGCCGTCGGGATCCTCTCCGTGGTGGAGGACCACCACCTGTTCGCCCTCGGAGACCACGGGGAAGTAGCCGTAGGCCACGGAGGCGTCCAGCATGCCTTCGCCCAGGATGCGGTCCAACCAGTAGCGCAGGCGCGGGCGGCCTTCGCGTTCCACGAGTTCCTCGTAGGAGGCGCCGTCCTCGCCGCGGCCAGGCTTGAGGCCCCACTGGCCCATGAAGGTGGCGCGCTCATCGAGGAACGCGGAGTAGTCGTGCAGGGAGACGCCACGGACAATGCGGGTACCCCAGAACGGCGGCACGGGCACGGGGTTGTCGCTGGCGACGTCGGACCGGCCGGGCATGGCCTCCGGCTCCGTGATGGTGAACTTCGCCCCGCCTTTGTGAATGCGCTTCTTCAACGGCGGCAGGCCGACGTCGTCCGGTGATTCGCCGCGGGCAACGCGCACCAGCGGCTCCATGAGGGAGAGTCCCTCGAAGGCATCCTTGGCGTAGCGGACCACGCCGTCGAACTGCTCGGCCAGATCCTGCTCCACGTAGGCGCGGGTAAGGGCGGCGCCGCCCAGGATGACCGGCCACTTCTTGGCCAGGCCGCGGGACTGCAGCTCGGCGAGGTTCTCCTTCATCACCACGGTGGACTTCACCAGCAGCCCGGACATGCCGATCACGTCGGCGTTGTGTTCCTCCGCCGCGGCGATGATCTCGGCGATGCCCTGCTTGATGCCGATGTTGATGACCTTGTAGCCGTTGTTGGTGAGGATGATGTCCACCAGGTTCTTGCCGATGTCGTGCACGTCGCCGCGGACGGTGGCGATCACCATGGTGCCCTTGCCGGAGGAGTCCGACTTCTCCATGTGCGGTTCCAGCAGGGCCACGGCGTTCTTCATGACCTCGGCGGACTGGAGCACGAACGGCAGCTGCATTTCGCCGGCGCCGAAGCGTTCGCCCACCACCTTCATGCCCTCGAGCAGGTGGTCGTTGATGATGCCGAGCGGGGTCATGCCTTCGCTGCGGGCCAGGTCCAGGTCCGCTTCGAGGCCCTTGCCTTCGCCGTCGATGATGCGCCGTTCCAGCCGAGCACCGGTGGGCAGCGCCGC is a window from the Arthrobacter sp. NicSoilC5 genome containing:
- a CDS encoding DUF1272 domain-containing protein; its protein translation is MLEIRPNCECCDRDISPSSEAYICTFECTWCPECVERFPNRACPNCGGDLQRRPVRPAAALVNNPASQVRVFSPDCLHKTGHSEPAAL